ACAGGAAACCCTGGCCGATGGCGTCGCTGAAGAAGGCAGGCGCGCCAGTACCCCGTGACGACATCCTCATTGGGATCTCGGCAATCCCATCAATCTGGTCAACAACGCCAGACACAATACCCGTGTTCTTGATAAGTTCCACCCCCGCTGCAGCCACATCCACCGCACCCTCACCCGCAATACCGTCTCCGCTGTTTCGGCCCTTGGGAAGCTGGTGAGTAGAGCAGTCGCCATTCAACATCAGCATCTGTGGCATCACGCCACCAGTGCCGTCCGCGGACACGCAACTCGGCTTGCTGCTTAACTCCAGAGCGCATGAGTCACGCAGCGAGCATAAAAGCACATGCAGGAACTGGTACTGCGGTTCCTCCTCAAACTCCATGCAACGCGCGTAGTTGAGCACGTCTCGGAAAGCCTCCGGGCAGCCGGCGCAGATCAAGTCAAGCGGCATATCCGCCTTCATTTGCGCAAtgcgcttctccttcgcATCCGGGTCGTGGATGCGCAGACCCGACCACGGTAGGCGACCGCGAAAGAGATAAATCATGACATACACGAGCTGCTCGATGTCATCGCGGCGAGACAGGGTGTAGCCCATGTGCgtccgcagcgatgcataGCGTGGGGTACCAATGAAGCTGTGGTTCTTGATGAGAGGACGATGTTTGCCATTGCGGTCGCGGAAGCAGACGCTCAGGCCGAAGTCGACCAAGTATAGCTGCTCCTGGTCCTCGCGGCCGAATAGAATATTCTCCGGCTTCAAGTCCGCATGCACATACCCGGCGCGGTGCACGTGTTCGAGGCTGCTAAGAACCTGATCCACGATCATCACTGTCGCAAACAACGATAGGCGCTCTTGCTGCCGGTGAACATTGGCGACGGAGTGGCCGTGAAGGGACATGATGAGTACGCGGTTCATGCCGTCCTGGCCGTAGTACTTCAACTTTGCAATTCCAactctctcctgcctcgcCTCACCTGCCGCCGTCGAGGCCTCGTTTTCAGCGCGATGGCCGTTTCCCTTCTGGCCCTGCTCCGGCTGCAGCCGCATCAGCTGGCTCGGCTTCGGGGTCGCGGCGTGAGCCTGAATCGACTTGTGTATCTCCTGCAACACCTTTGCCTcatgaaagagaaacgacTGCTCGGGAAGAGCGTTTGAGTCGGTCACTCGCTCCACCTTGATGGCGACTGGTGCCGGCTGGTCACGCTCCTCGGCGCGGTAAACATCGCcaaagccgccgctgccaagtCGATCGAAAAGGGTAAAGCGGCCACCGAATATGCtatgttgttgttgctgcggctgcggcgcttgtagctgctgctcagtGGCAAGAAGGCCGCCATTTGTCACAGCAGAAGGTGTGGTGCCGAGCTgcggatgctgctgcgtgggTTGGTTGTTGTAAGgatggcggtggcactgCTGTAGCGGGATAGCGGCGCC
This portion of the Leishmania panamensis strain MHOM/PA/94/PSC-1 chromosome 27 sequence genome encodes:
- a CDS encoding casein kinase I-like protein (TriTrypDB/GeneDB-style sysID: LpmP.27.1760), translated to MTLTGRNAQAAHARDDVAAQVPLPPPPCPSMNVVVGAAIPLQQCHRHPYNNQPTQQHPQLGTTPSAVTNGGLLATEQQLQAPQPQQQQHSIFGGRFTLFDRLGSGGFGDVYRAEERDQPAPVAIKVERVTDSNALPEQSFLFHEAKVLQEIHKSIQAHAATPKPSQLMRLQPEQGQKGNGHRAENEASTAAGEARQERVGIAKLKYYGQDGMNRVLIMSLHGHSVANVHRQQERLSLFATVMIVDQVLSSLEHVHRAGYVHADLKPENILFGREDQEQLYLVDFGLSVCFRDRNGKHRPLIKNHSFIGTPRYASLRTHMGYTLSRRDDIEQLVYVMIYLFRGRLPWSGLRIHDPDAKEKRIAQMKADMPLDLICAGCPEAFRDVLNYARCMEFEEEPQYQFLHVLLCSLRDSCALELSSKPSCVSADGTGGVMPQMLMLNGDCSTHQLPKGRNSGDGIAGEGAVDVAAAGVELIKNTGIVSGVVDQIDGIAEIPMRMSSRGTGAPAFFSDAIGQGFLSGNGTDAGPLSARIDCLNDQSFPTPPLDLQLLCRSPQLRQMW